The following proteins are encoded in a genomic region of Pseudoxanthomonas suwonensis 11-1:
- the rplV gene encoding 50S ribosomal protein L22 produces the protein MEAKAILRTARISPQKARLVADQVRGLPAERAVNLLKFSDKKAAALIKKVVESAIANAENNNGADVDALKVKTIMVDEGPTLKRFMARAKGRGTRILKRTSHITVVVGEGK, from the coding sequence ATGGAAGCGAAAGCCATCCTGCGCACCGCGCGCATCTCCCCGCAGAAGGCCCGCCTGGTCGCCGACCAGGTGCGTGGCCTGCCGGCCGAGCGTGCCGTCAACCTGCTGAAGTTCTCCGACAAGAAGGCCGCCGCCCTGATCAAGAAGGTCGTCGAGTCCGCCATTGCCAACGCCGAGAACAACAACGGCGCCGACGTGGACGCCCTGAAGGTCAAGACCATCATGGTCGACGAGGGCCCGACCCTGAAGCGCTTCATGGCGCGTGCGAAGGGCCGCGGCACCCGCATCCTCAAGCGGACCAGCCACATCACCGTCGTCGTGGGAGAGGGCAAGTAA
- the rpsS gene encoding 30S ribosomal protein S19, whose amino-acid sequence MPRSLKKGPFVDHHLIKKVESAAGTKKPIKTWSRRSMILPEMVGFTIAIHNGKNHIPVLVNENMVGHKLGEFAVTRTFKGHGGDKKSK is encoded by the coding sequence ATGCCACGTTCCCTCAAGAAAGGCCCGTTCGTCGATCACCACCTCATCAAGAAGGTGGAGTCTGCGGCCGGCACCAAGAAGCCGATCAAGACCTGGTCGCGCCGTTCCATGATCCTGCCGGAAATGGTGGGATTCACCATCGCCATCCACAATGGCAAGAACCATATTCCGGTGCTCGTCAACGAGAACATGGTCGGCCACAAGCTCGGCGAATTCGCTGTCACCCGGACCTTCAAGGGTCACGGCGGCGACAAGAAGTCGAAGTAA